One Engraulis encrasicolus isolate BLACKSEA-1 chromosome 5, IST_EnEncr_1.0, whole genome shotgun sequence DNA segment encodes these proteins:
- the si:ch211-269k10.4 gene encoding uncharacterized protein si:ch211-269k10.4 — MASAKVSLSISEEGGEEEEKRRVRGGGGGRGGRGGRGEESRGGRGRGEESRGGRGRGGRGEESGGGEEEEDKAMLVRHYQAQEMVLPRKPLLHPLLDKQISAWASVQVCAGVCSFALGVVLASTADYNVFALGVVFASTADFNSFLIVLFRIPFLNGALTEVLVLVVTVIQIVLSGLLVFWIYREQKRLKTTH; from the exons ATGGCGTCAGCAAaagtgtctctctccatctcggaGGAAggcggagaagaggaggagaagaggagggtgagaggaggaggaggagggagagggggacgagggggacgaggagaggagagcagaggaggacgaggaagaggagaggagagcagaggaggtcgaggaagagggggaagaggagaggagagcggaggcggagaggaggaggaggacaaggcgATGCTGGTCAGACACTatcag GCTCAGGAGATGGTTCTGCCCCGTAAGCCTCTACTGCACCCCCTGCTGGACAAACAGATATCTGCATGGgcc agtgtgcaggtgtgtgcaggtgtgtgtagtTTTGCGCTGGGCGTGGTCTTGGCCTCCACTGCGgactataacgt tTTTGCGCTGGGCGTGGTCTTTGCCTCCACTGCGGACTTCAACTCCTTCCTCATCGTCCTCTTCAGAATCCCCTTCCTGAACGGGGcgctg acggagGTGCTGGTCCTGGTGGTGACTGTAATCCAGATCGTGCTGTCGGGTCTTCTCGTCTTCTGGATCTACAGGGAACAGAAGCGCCTCAAGAccacccactaa